A region from the Pirellulales bacterium genome encodes:
- the hisD gene encoding histidinol dehydrogenase, translated as MVTSPLRLPQLDSRRDDFRAALTALREKLSPRGDIVSEAGKQRTIEVFGEPLTPGQIVERICRDVRENGLPAVLDYSARIDKAALSAAMIRVPTADLEAAHRAAAPDFLRAIERVRRNILQFQTAILHHDATVGQTDGVRLRQRYLPLDRIGICVPGGAASYPSTVLMTAVPAQAAGVRELAVVAPPTPFGAYSPDLLATCHALGITEVYRLGGAQAVAALAYGVEGLPKVDKIVGPGSVFVALAKKLVYGEVDIDSIAGPSEVVVVADETARADFIAADMIAQAEHSPASSVLISWHARLLDETQQELARQLGSLARGDLARRSLEDFGALVLATDENEAAAIADEIAPEHLHLATRDPEQLLAKIRHAGAAFLGHYSPVALGDYVAGPSHVLPTGGTARFASGLCANDFLRRTSVISYTPEALAAAAEDVRALAEREGLTGHYASVAIRLPEKK; from the coding sequence ATGGTCACGAGTCCCTTACGTCTGCCCCAGCTCGATTCGCGGCGCGATGATTTCCGCGCGGCCTTGACGGCGCTGCGCGAAAAGCTCAGCCCACGCGGCGATATCGTCAGCGAGGCGGGCAAGCAGCGGACCATCGAAGTCTTTGGCGAACCGCTCACGCCCGGCCAGATCGTTGAACGCATCTGTCGCGACGTGCGCGAAAATGGGCTCCCGGCGGTGCTCGACTATTCGGCCCGCATCGACAAGGCCGCGCTCTCGGCCGCGATGATTCGCGTTCCCACGGCCGACCTGGAAGCGGCGCACCGCGCCGCAGCCCCCGATTTCCTGCGTGCCATCGAGCGCGTGCGGCGCAACATCCTGCAATTTCAAACCGCGATTCTGCATCACGACGCCACCGTCGGACAAACGGATGGCGTCCGCCTGCGGCAGCGGTATCTGCCGCTCGATCGGATCGGCATCTGCGTTCCGGGGGGCGCTGCGTCGTATCCATCGACCGTGCTTATGACTGCCGTGCCGGCGCAAGCCGCCGGTGTGCGCGAACTGGCCGTGGTGGCGCCGCCGACGCCGTTTGGCGCATACAGCCCGGATCTGCTGGCCACGTGTCATGCCTTGGGAATTACCGAGGTTTACCGCCTGGGGGGCGCACAGGCCGTGGCGGCGCTGGCCTATGGCGTCGAGGGGCTGCCAAAGGTCGACAAGATCGTCGGGCCCGGCAGCGTGTTCGTCGCGCTTGCGAAGAAACTAGTCTATGGCGAGGTCGATATCGATTCGATCGCCGGCCCCAGCGAAGTGGTGGTCGTGGCGGACGAAACCGCTCGGGCTGACTTTATCGCCGCCGACATGATCGCCCAGGCCGAACATTCGCCGGCCTCGAGTGTCCTGATTTCGTGGCATGCGCGGCTGCTCGACGAGACGCAACAGGAATTGGCGCGGCAGCTTGGATCGCTCGCACGGGGCGACTTGGCGCGGCGCAGCTTGGAGGATTTCGGCGCGCTGGTGCTCGCGACTGACGAAAACGAAGCGGCCGCGATCGCCGACGAAATCGCCCCCGAGCACTTGCACCTGGCGACGCGCGATCCGGAACAGTTGTTGGCCAAGATTCGCCACGCGGGCGCGGCGTTTTTGGGGCATTACAGCCCCGTGGCGCTGGGCGACTACGTGGCCGGCCCGTCGCACGTGTTGCCCACGGGCGGGACGGCGCGATTTGCGAGTGGACTGTGTGCCAACGACTTTTTGCGGCGAACGAGCGTCATTTCCTACACGCCCGAGGCACTAGCCGCCGCGGCCGAAGACGTCCGCGCCCTGGCCGAGCGCGAAGGGCTGACCGGGCATTACGCGAGCGTGGCGATTCGACTACCGGAGAAAAAATGA
- the ltaE gene encoding low-specificity L-threonine aldolase produces the protein MTERAIDLRSDTVTRPTPGMRAAMAAAEVGDDVFGDDPTVNRLQERIAEMLGKEAALYVPSGTMSNQIGVRLHCQRGDELICEAQCHIFNYEQGAAAQLSGVSTRTAEGNYGVLAVEQVAGLVRADDPHCSPTRLLCLENTHNRGGGRVQPFDSVEKICRWAHGQGLATHLDGARLFNAVVASGIAAAKWAQPFDTVSVCFSKGLGAPVGSALAGPRDLIAKGVRHRKVLGGGMRQAGIIAAGALYALEHHVERLAEDHANAQLLADAVRQIDELELRPAKVDTNIVIFHIAPEWGTAVQLHDRLAERGVLTHPFGPQLLRAVTHLDVHRPEVERACEILEEVVRAGVATAGPAAKVRGGYQ, from the coding sequence ATGACCGAACGAGCCATCGACCTGCGTAGCGATACGGTAACCCGGCCCACTCCTGGCATGCGCGCCGCGATGGCCGCAGCCGAAGTCGGCGACGACGTCTTCGGCGACGACCCCACGGTCAATCGCCTGCAGGAGCGGATCGCCGAAATGCTCGGCAAGGAAGCCGCCCTGTACGTTCCCTCGGGCACGATGTCCAACCAGATCGGCGTGCGGCTGCACTGTCAGCGCGGCGACGAATTGATCTGCGAAGCGCAGTGCCACATCTTTAATTACGAGCAGGGCGCGGCGGCGCAGCTTAGCGGCGTCAGCACCCGCACTGCCGAAGGAAACTATGGCGTGCTGGCCGTCGAACAAGTGGCCGGGCTGGTTCGTGCCGACGATCCGCATTGCTCGCCGACCCGGCTGCTGTGCTTGGAGAACACGCACAATCGCGGTGGCGGCCGTGTGCAGCCGTTCGACAGCGTCGAAAAGATCTGTCGCTGGGCGCATGGGCAGGGACTGGCGACGCACCTGGACGGCGCGCGACTGTTCAACGCCGTCGTGGCTTCGGGCATTGCGGCCGCGAAATGGGCCCAGCCGTTTGACACGGTGAGCGTCTGCTTCTCGAAGGGCTTGGGCGCGCCGGTCGGATCGGCGCTCGCCGGCCCGCGCGATTTGATTGCCAAGGGGGTGCGGCACCGCAAGGTGCTGGGGGGCGGCATGCGGCAAGCGGGCATCATCGCGGCCGGGGCACTTTATGCCCTGGAGCATCACGTCGAGCGCCTGGCCGAGGATCACGCGAACGCGCAATTGCTCGCCGATGCCGTGCGCCAGATCGACGAGCTCGAATTACGCCCCGCCAAGGTCGACACGAACATCGTGATCTTTCACATCGCGCCCGAGTGGGGCACCGCCGTGCAATTGCACGACCGCCTGGCCGAGCGTGGCGTGCTGACCCACCCCTTCGGCCCGCAATTGCTACGCGCCGTGACGCACCTGGACGTGCATCGTCCGGAAGTCGAGCGGG